In Scleropages formosus chromosome 10, fSclFor1.1, whole genome shotgun sequence, a single genomic region encodes these proteins:
- the exosc4 gene encoding exosome complex component RRP41 yields the protein MAGLELLSDQGYRLDGRKPSELRKVQARMGIFTRADGSAYIEQGNTKALAVVYGPHEVRGSRSKTLHDRAVINCQYSMATFSTAERKRRPHGDRKSSEMSLHLKQTFEAAILTQLYPRSQIDIYVKILQSDGGNYSACVNAATLAVIDAGIPIRDYVCACSAGFVEDTPLVDLCHAEETGSGTAVALALLPRGGQIALLQMDARLHQDHLDPVMEAAMTACRSLGQVLDGVVRQHLQEVSILTGE from the exons ATGGCtggcttagagctgctgtcggATCAAGGATACCGCCTAGATGGTCGGAAGCCCTCAGAACTGAGAAAAGTACAGGCTCGTATGGGTATTTTTACCCGAGCCGATGGATCAGCATACATAGAGCAAGGAAACACCAAGGCTTTGGCGGTGGTATACGGCCCGCACGAG GTGCGTGGCTCCCGCAGCAAAACGCTCCATGACCGTGCTGTGATTAACTGCCAGTACAGCATGGCCACCTTCAGCACCGCTGAGCGGAAGAGGAGACCACACGGGGACCGCAAATCTAGCGAAATGAGCCTGCACCTCAAGCAGACCTTCGAGGCTGCTATTCTGACACAACTGTACCCTCGTTCGCAAATAGACATCTACGTTAAG aTCCTGCAGTCTGACGGTGGGAATTATAGTGCCTGTGTAAATGCAGCAACGCTAGCTGTTATTGATGCAGGCATCCCCATACGGGACTATGTGTGTGCCTGTAGTGCAGGCTTTGTAGAGGACACTCCTCTTGTTGATTTGTGCCATGCCGAGGAGACtggcagtggcacagcagtggCACTAGCTCTGTTGCCCCGTGGTGGGCAGATTGCCTTATTGCAGATGGATGCCCGATTGCACCAGGACCATCTGGACCCTGTAATGGAGGCAGCCATGACAGCCTGCAGGAGCTTGGGCCAGGTGCTGGATGGGGTTGTGCGACAGCACCTCCAGGAGGTGTCAATACTGACAGGGGAGTAA
- the LOC108938322 gene encoding protein DVR-1 — MIVCFIMLLPCVCGFEDAHNAKKQERWMLKALGLFSRPKPGRRPPVPAVFWDIFKRNKKQESHPLEADPCAITEFGVRGNIVRLVQDQGRFVSASSGRCPKCVQKQLFFNLSAVEKIEQVTLARLDIKFHRVQYHFPQKGLDAFSLSLYMNLKTSLKGVSHTYSRKLLLSQSMRLHPGAMQLNMTNIVEIWRKRGRNHGLVLTINPSAVAYGASGVDAAQYLSHVAVFQGFHASLLVVSLNPIQCKRRAKRNAYYSPVSLTTICKPRKLYISFKDVGWEDWIIAPHGYMANYCHGECPFPLSESLNGTNHAILQTLVHSFHPEGTPQPCCVPVKLSPISMLYYDNSDNVVLRHYEDMIVDECGCR, encoded by the coding sequence ATGATTGTTTGCTTTATCATGTTACTACCTTGCGTTTGTGGTTTTGAAGACGCGCACAATGCGAAGAAGCAGGAGCGCTGGATGTTGAAAGCTCTGGGTCTATTCAGTCGACCAAAACCGGGGCGTCGGCcccctgttcctgctgtctTCTGGGATATCTTCAAGAGGAATAAGAAACAAGAAAGTCATCCGCTTGAGGCCGATCCCTGCGCCATCACCGAGTTCGGGGTCCGAGGCAACATCGTGCGGCTCGTTCAAGACCAAGGGAGGTTCGTGTCAGCATCAAGTGGTCGGTGTCCAAAATGCGTACAGAAACAATTGTTTTTTAACTTATCTGCAGTGGAGAAGATCGAGCAAGTGACGCTGGCACGTTTGGACATAAAATTCCACCGAGTTCAATACCATTTCCCACAGAAGGGCTTGGACGCCTTCAGTTTGTCCctttacatgaatttaaagaCTTCACTGAAGGGGGTGAGTCACACATACAGCCGCAAGCTCCTGCTCTCACAGTCCATGCGGCTCCATCCTGGTGCGATGCAACTTAACATGACTAATATTGTTGAGATCTGGAGGAAACGCGGGCGAAATCATGGTCTTGTGCTCACAATAAACCCCAGTGCTGTAGCCTATGGTGCGAGTGGTGTAGATGCAGCGCAATACCTCAGCCACGTGGCAGTGTTCCAAGGCTTCCACGCGTCCTTGTTAGTGGTCTCCTTGAACCCGATCCAATGCAAACGCCGCGCcaaaagaaatgcatattaCTCGCCAGTGTCTCTCACCACCATCTGCAAACCAAGGAAACTGTACATCAGCTTCAAGGATGTTGGCTGGGAAGACTGGATAATTGCACCTCATGGATACATGGCCAACTACTGTCACGGAGAGTGTCCTTTTCCTCTTAGTGAAAGTTTAAACGGGACCAATCACGCTATATTGCAAACACTGGTGCACTCCTTCCATCCCGAGGGCACTCCTCAGCCTTGCTGCGTCCCAGTTAAACTGTCCCCCATATCTATGCTTTACTATGACAACAGTGACAACGTGGTGCTGAGACACTATGAGGATATGATAGTTGATGAATGTGGAtgtagatga
- the LOC108938282 gene encoding histone H1-like, whose translation MAEIAPTPAAAPAKAPKKKATSKPKKSGPSVGELIVKAVSDSKERSGVSLAALKKALSAGGYDVEKNNSRVKLAIKALVSKGTLVHTKGTGAAGSFKLNKKQMEAPSPKKKPAKRAAPKAKKPVAKKPVAAKKKVAAKKPTAKKSPRKAKKPAPAAKKATPNKVKKPAAAKKATKSPKKAKATKPKTAKSKPSKGKKAAPKKSKCT comes from the coding sequence ATGGCAGAAATCGCTCCGACTCCAGCAGCGGCTCCAGCAAAGGCTCCTAAGAAGAAAGCCACCTCTAAGCCCAAAAAGTCGGGCCCAAGTGTTGGGGAGCTAATCGTGAAAGCCGTTTCGGACTCCAAGGAGCGAAGTGGCGTCTCACTGGCCGCCTTGAAAAAGGCTCTATCAGCGGGTGGGTACGACGTGGAGAAGAACAACTCTCGCGTTAAGCTGGCAATCAAAGCCTTGGTGAGTAAAGGCACTCTAGTCCATACGAAAGGTACTGGAGCCGCGGGCTCGTTTAAGCTGAACAAGAAACAGATGGAGGCTCCGAGTCCGAAGAAGAAGCCGGCGAAAAGGGCAGCTCCTAAGGCCAAGAAACCAGTTGCGAAGAAACCTGTTGCAGCCAAGAAGAAGGTCGCTGCGAAGAAACCAACTGCCAAAAAATCTcccagaaaagcaaaaaagccGGCGCCCGCAGCAAAGAAAGCGACGCCCAATAAAGTCAAAAAGCCTGCGGCAGCCAAGAAAGCTACCAAGAGTCCCAAAAAAGCAAAGGCAACGAAGCCTAAGACGGCAAAATCCAAGCCCAGCAAAGGCAAGAAAGCGGCTcctaaaaaaagtaaatgtacataa
- the fuz gene encoding protein fuzzy homolog, which yields MVHGGSVQLLCLTADSGVPLFCRGTARQLPFSVIGSLNGVHMFGSGQDVLLSSCETERGGRVVWRVFHDSVMLIAVSGQDTEAVCEFQLRRLLDNIWNCMVLILGIDELVNVRNVERLKRDLRLCYQLIDGFLEASGEWMGDVTHCVDCLLPPQLVLLQEALDAFSHAAESEFGCLLVHGKVVAATEKWWRLAPQEVVLLTVLLRSLGGTACCDQPVFLPQGSPTVPHRLLRFQLLPGADVCVLCGPSPSLQRAEIELVGRFWRPLMEILWTCLALKDHCLPGSVTLHKDVLGLLLINRESSRAISSVRSAVNPPGAPSVARRWELLRLFFIFTVKRYFVQDEVAQRQKRESLQEEFALGFSHQPIQCYMVTEECKCFGLQTPHYQLYLLMPFSVPTFALRPLAARTLSTLTATGF from the coding sequence ATGGTCCACGGCGGCTCCGTGCAGCTCCTGTGCCTGACGGCGGACAGCGGAGTGCCGCTGTTTTGCCGCGGCACCGCGAGGCAGCTGCCCTTCTCCGTCATTGGCTCGCTGAATGGGGTACATATGTTCGGCAGCGGTCAGGACGTGCTACTCTCCAGCTGTGAAACGGAGCGCGGGGGGCGAGTCGTGTGGAGAGTGTTTCACGACAGCGTCATGCTCATCGCTGTGAGCGGCCAGGACACTGAAGCAGTGTGTGAGTTTCAGCTGCGTCGCCTGTTGGACAATATCTGGAACTGCATGGTGTTGATCCTGGGAATTGATGAGCTCGTTAATGTACGAAACGTGGAGCGTCTCAAGAGGGACCTGCGCTTGTGTTACCAGCTTATCGATGGGTTTCTGGAGGCTTCTGGGGAGTGGATGGGAGATGTGACGCACTGTGTGGactgcctgctgcccccacaGCTTGTGCTGTTGCAAGAGGCTCTGGATGCCTTCAGCCATGCGGCTGAGAGTGAGTTTGGTTGCCTATTGGTCCACGGAAAAGTAGTGGCAGCTACTGAGAAATGGTGGCGTCTGGCCCCCCAGGAGGTGGTGTTGCTCACTGTCTTGCTGCGGTCACTGGGAGGCACAGCCTGTTGTGATCAACCCGTCTTTCTTCCTCAAGGTAGTCCCACAGTGCCGCATCGCCTGCTACGTTTTCAGCTGCTGCCCGGggcagatgtgtgtgtgctgtgtgggcCCAGTCCCTCATTGCAGAGAGCTGAGATTGAGCTGGTGGGTCGCTTCTGGCGCCCCCTGATGGAAATTCTCTGGACCTGCCTAGCACTGAAGGACCACTGCCTTCCTGGCTCTGTCACGCTCCACAAGGATGTGCTCGGACTGTTGCTCATCAACCGTGAGTCCAGTCGAGCCATCTCTTCAGTGCGCTCTGCTGTCAATCCACCAGGGGCCCCCTCTGTGGCTCGTCGCTGGGAATTGCTCAGGCTCTTCTTTATATTCACTGTCAAAAGGTACTTTGTCCAAGATGAGGTGgcacagagacagaaaaggGAGTCTCTCCAGGAAGAGTTTGCTCTTGGGTTTTCCCATCAACCCATACAGTGTTACATGGTGACAGAGGAGTGCAAATGCTTTGGACTGCAGACTCCGCACTATCAGCTTTACCTTTTGATGCCTTTCTCTGTGCCAACATTTGCTCTCAGGCCTCTGGCTGCTCGCACTCTATCTACACTCACCGCCACTGGGTTCTAA